In Micromonospora sp. WMMA1363, a genomic segment contains:
- a CDS encoding FtsK/SpoIIIE domain-containing protein — protein sequence MTTTIPTTAGAVPVGAGLSMFDPVFIGIDEFGQPVYLDVVYHNLLAAGEPGGGKSGLVNNICGHGVLCDNTRLVLFDAKLVELGPWRDLADAFIGPDIDHGISVLRRLLTVATNRYTWLLANRRRKLGPGDGMSVILTVIDELAMYSTVLGTEAQQKEFSTLLRGLVSLGRACGMPVVAATQRPSWDIIPASLRDLFGYRAAFRCTSLNSSNIILGQGWAEQGYTASDIAPTNQGAAYLLAEGGTPRRIKAAYLTDTDIYNIADYAAWTRHTTTTLAGAALDLGLAA from the coding sequence ATGACCACCACGATTCCCACGACCGCTGGTGCGGTGCCGGTGGGTGCTGGCCTGTCGATGTTCGACCCGGTGTTCATCGGGATCGACGAGTTCGGCCAGCCCGTCTACCTCGACGTCGTCTACCACAACCTCCTCGCCGCCGGTGAACCGGGCGGCGGGAAGTCCGGCCTGGTCAACAACATCTGCGGCCACGGCGTCCTGTGCGACAACACCCGCCTCGTGCTGTTCGACGCCAAACTCGTCGAACTCGGCCCCTGGCGTGACCTGGCCGACGCGTTCATCGGCCCCGACATCGACCACGGCATCTCGGTGTTACGTCGCCTGCTGACCGTGGCCACCAACCGCTACACCTGGCTGCTGGCGAACCGTCGCCGCAAGCTTGGCCCTGGTGACGGCATGTCGGTGATCCTCACCGTCATCGACGAACTCGCCATGTACTCCACCGTCCTGGGCACCGAAGCCCAGCAGAAAGAGTTCTCCACCCTCCTACGCGGCCTCGTGTCGCTTGGCCGGGCCTGCGGCATGCCCGTCGTCGCCGCCACTCAACGCCCCTCGTGGGACATCATCCCCGCCAGCCTGCGGGACCTGTTCGGCTACCGCGCCGCGTTCCGCTGCACCTCGCTGAACAGCTCGAACATCATTCTCGGTCAGGGCTGGGCGGAGCAGGGCTACACCGCCTCCGACATCGCCCCCACCAACCAAGGCGCGGCCTACCTCCTGGCCGAGGGCGGCACACCTCGCCGCATCAAAGCCGCTTACCTCACCGACACCGACATCTACAACATTGCCGACTACGCCGCCTGGACCCGCCACACCACCACCACCCTGGCCGGCGCTGCCCTGGACCTGGGGTTGGCGGCATGA